The Syngnathus scovelli strain Florida chromosome 11, RoL_Ssco_1.2, whole genome shotgun sequence region ATGCTATTCTGGGATCTGATGAGGCAACAAGCAGTgaaaaacagacacacacaaggacAGGCCTGAATGCACTCAAGTACACGCAGCAAATGTTGCAAgatgattttttaatttttttttttttttttactgttaaaGGAGAACAAACGTCCCATGAAGGATGATAAGAAGGATTAACAAAGAACTACTTGACCAACAATGAACACATGCTGCTCGGACAAAAAGCTCCTGTCAAGTTTTTGAAGTGTGTTTTGAAACCATCTTAATGTTAATCAATGACAAGACATACTATATTTATTTTCCACTTAACAGGGACTTACCTCAGGTCTAATATAATTTAATTTGATTATACATTTAGAACATGTGCTATGCATGTGCTGATTGGAGTATAAATCGTTTTGGACATGGAACCTTttcacaaaatgtaaaaaaatcacCTTACTGTGCTGCTGTTACCAATTAGTTTGTTGATCTCTTCTACAAATATCCAATGAATGCCTTTTTAACGActgtaaataataaattaattacaTTCATCATGTTTCTTTGTTGAAAATGAAAATTGCACAATGTAGATtaaacagttcgtgtgacacaaTCTGAATCTGCCTGATTGATATTCACAGTCTCTGAGGGGATTTTCAACCTCTTTCATCAAGCAGCGATTACACTAACAATCCTCGTCAAATCACTTTTGACCTTTGGAACTCAGTGTTAGTGGTGTTCACAATGATCAGCCAGAGGCTTGGCTTAAAGGAATCCACCATAACCAGGCGTGGAGTTTGTCAGACTAAATGTCACTGTTATAGCGtgaataatccacaaggaaaacagaaacatgttttttccctttttttttatcctggaGATCCTTCCTACTGAATCCAATCCATTTGACTGCTTTTTTCAAGGTGAGTTAATACTTAGGGACTTGTGGGTAAATTATGACACTCAATGTTTGatttacttgtgtgtgtgttgttttcaaGGCATCGTAGCTGCATGCGGAATAACAGTGCTGTGCAGCCTGATGAGAGTGTACTACTTCACTGAAATGTGCAGGTGAGCTTTTTGCAATAGAAATTGTTTAGTAATGTACATCAGGGATGTCCAAACTTTTGCAGCCTGTTGTCTGTATTTAGCAGCCTGCTAAAAGGAATAACTGACATATATGGACAGCCCCTTTCAATGCCGCTATTGTACTACTTACTTTCTACACTGGGTGGCAAGGCAGGAGAACAGAAGAGAAAATGTCTCATTGACTTCCTTGTTTTCCACCAATCACATATCATTTGTTACTTCAGAATAAATTAAGCACCGATGGCTTCACGTCTGACTGATAACTGAAATAAAATGGATAaagtataaagaaaaaaatcaaataaaatgatggATTGCGgcccttggaaaaaaaaaaaaattggacacCCTTGCTGTCCTTGGTTAGAGGCCGCAAAGTTATCTTCAACATCTTTCTGAGCAGTGATTCTGAAACAGAGAGCAAGGAGACGACGCCATCATCAAAAAGCCCGCTCAGCACAAATTGGAGAACATTTGTCCATTTCTGGGCGTTGACTGGCCTCCTCTCTTTGGTTGGCCCTCGAGTTTCTTCGCTGATAGTGCTGGAATTTTCCCTCCGAGCCGTCTCTGCCTGGATATCAGCTCGACTGGTGAGTCAAGACAGAGAAGCAGATGTCATATTCTCGGTCAAGCCCGGTCGCTgatatgcttttttttccccgctaGGATTCTAGTGGCGGAGGCCTAGGGCTGGTCCAGAGCCACTTTTCCCTCGGTTGTGGCATCACCTGTACTCTCTCCTTTCTCCATCAGGGAGCGCCACACAGCTCCCTAAGCTTGTTCCTGGCCGCTGCCTTCAGTTGGGCCCTGGCAAGCTTTTGTAACGCTCTGTGGAGTCACGTGGCCCGGCTCTATCCATTACACAGTACTGAGCGTTACTGTGG contains the following coding sequences:
- the LOC125977264 gene encoding transmembrane protein 82-like gives rise to the protein MFFPFFFILEILPTESNPFDCFFQGIVAACGITVLCSLMRVYYFTEMCSDSETESKETTPSSKSPLSTNWRTFVHFWALTGLLSLVGPRVSSLIVLEFSLRAVSAWISARLDSSGGGLGLVQSHFSLGCGITCTLSFLHQGAPHSSLSLFLAAAFSWALASFCNALWSHVARLYPLHSTERYCGRCIVLLSSGHSLLAFLQRLVVLVFAVAVVASFATVYEHFLSQKDALKFWTPLTLCYTMLVVYNQEDQKRRTGTDGLLHTVVLRLGALLVLMLTMGDWSDVLHVLVTFLGEGVCLLFSRDLLQLAIKEEEDTNMANNGQNSSYRKRERISKTSKNR